In Amycolatopsis jiangsuensis, the following proteins share a genomic window:
- a CDS encoding lysine N(6)-hydroxylase/L-ornithine N(5)-oxygenase family protein, which translates to MSGAVVDGQVPVYDVVGVGFGPSNLALAIALAEYHADGSAGDPITAHFLERQPSFGWHRGMLIDTATMQVSFLKDLVTMRNPTSEFSFLNYLHARGRLADFINHKTLFPLRVEFHDYFAWAAEKVDDVVSYGSEVVSVQPVLRGGAVAYFDVRARCGGETTELRARNLVLGTGLRPNLPDGITAGERIWHNSELLYRVESLRGSPARRFVVIGAGQSAAEVAALLHDEFPRAEVCAVFARYGYSPADDSSFANRIFDPEGVDQFYTASDPVKDRLMRYHGATNYSAVDLDLIDELYRRRYREKVLGVERLRWFNVSRPVEVTDEGTHVRATVESLTTGERAVLDADAVVYATGYLPADPTPLLGSLAQRCHRDAEGRLRVERDYRITTDAGVHGGLYLQGGTEHTHGITSSLLSNTAVRVGEILQSIVDRREAAADRPEYAVSGTR; encoded by the coding sequence ATGTCAGGAGCAGTGGTGGATGGCCAGGTACCGGTCTACGACGTCGTCGGGGTGGGATTCGGGCCGTCGAACCTGGCGCTCGCCATCGCGCTCGCCGAGTACCACGCCGACGGCTCCGCGGGGGACCCGATCACCGCGCACTTCCTCGAGCGCCAGCCGAGCTTCGGCTGGCACCGCGGGATGCTGATCGACACCGCGACGATGCAGGTCTCCTTCCTCAAGGACCTGGTCACCATGCGGAATCCGACCAGCGAGTTCAGCTTCCTGAACTACCTGCACGCCAGGGGCAGGCTCGCCGACTTCATCAACCACAAGACACTGTTCCCGCTGCGCGTGGAATTCCACGACTACTTCGCGTGGGCCGCGGAGAAGGTCGACGACGTGGTCTCCTACGGCAGTGAGGTCGTCTCCGTCCAACCCGTGCTGCGTGGCGGCGCGGTCGCCTACTTCGACGTGCGGGCCCGCTGTGGCGGGGAAACGACCGAGCTGAGGGCGCGAAACCTGGTGCTGGGCACCGGATTGCGGCCGAACCTGCCGGACGGGATCACCGCCGGCGAGCGGATCTGGCACAACAGCGAGCTGCTGTACCGCGTGGAGTCCTTGCGTGGCAGCCCGGCGCGCCGGTTCGTGGTGATCGGTGCCGGGCAGAGCGCGGCGGAGGTCGCCGCGCTGCTGCACGACGAATTCCCGCGCGCGGAGGTGTGCGCGGTGTTCGCCCGCTACGGCTACAGCCCTGCCGACGACAGTTCGTTCGCCAACCGCATTTTCGATCCGGAGGGCGTGGACCAGTTCTACACGGCCAGCGACCCGGTCAAGGACCGGCTGATGCGCTACCACGGCGCGACGAACTACTCCGCGGTCGACCTGGACCTGATCGACGAGCTGTATCGCAGGCGGTACCGCGAGAAGGTACTCGGCGTGGAACGGCTGCGGTGGTTCAACGTCTCGCGGCCGGTCGAGGTGACCGACGAGGGCACGCACGTGCGGGCCACCGTCGAATCGCTGACCACCGGCGAGCGTGCGGTGCTGGACGCGGACGCCGTCGTGTACGCCACGGGCTACCTCCCGGCGGACCCGACGCCGTTGCTGGGCTCGCTGGCGCAGCGCTGCCACCGGGACGCCGAAGGACGGCTGCGAGTGGAGCGGGACTACCGGATCACCACCGATGCCGGGGTGCACGGCGGACTCTACCTGCAGGGCGGGACCGAACACACACACGGCATCACGTCGTCGCTGCTGTCCAACACCGCGGTCCGCGTCGGCGAGATTCTGCAGTCCATTGTGGACCGCAGGGAGGCGGCGGCGGACCGTCCGGAGTACGCGGTGAGCGGAACCCGCTGA